In Actinomadura citrea, a single window of DNA contains:
- a CDS encoding RidA family protein: MSTPEERIRELGIELPEVVPPVASYVPTARTGSLVYTAGQIPLVKGELGATGKVGAEVSAEEAARQARICALNAIAALKAEVGELSRIVRIVKVVGFVASAPDFHGQPQVINGASDLLAEVFGDAGRHARSAVGVAVLPRDVPVEVELIAEVA, from the coding sequence ATGAGCACGCCTGAAGAGCGGATCCGCGAGCTCGGCATCGAACTGCCGGAGGTCGTCCCGCCGGTCGCGTCCTACGTGCCGACGGCGCGGACGGGGTCGCTCGTCTACACCGCCGGCCAGATCCCGCTGGTCAAGGGCGAGCTGGGCGCCACCGGGAAGGTGGGCGCCGAGGTCAGCGCGGAGGAGGCGGCGCGCCAGGCGCGGATCTGCGCGCTGAACGCGATCGCGGCGCTGAAGGCGGAGGTCGGCGAGCTGTCGCGGATCGTGCGGATCGTGAAGGTCGTCGGGTTCGTCGCCAGCGCGCCGGACTTCCACGGCCAGCCGCAGGTGATCAACGGGGCGAGCGATCTGCTGGCCGAGGTGTTCGGGGACGCGGGCAGGCACGCGCGCAGCGCCGTCGGCGTCGCCGTCCTGCCGCGGGACGTGCCGGTCGAGGTGGAGCTGATCGCCGAGGTGGCGTGA
- a CDS encoding DUF4177 domain-containing protein — protein MKKWEYATVPLLVHATKQILDNWGQDGWELVTVLPGPNPENLVAYFKREVQ, from the coding sequence ATGAAGAAGTGGGAGTACGCGACCGTTCCGCTGCTGGTGCACGCGACCAAGCAGATCCTCGACAACTGGGGCCAGGACGGGTGGGAGCTCGTCACCGTCCTGCCGGGGCCGAACCCCGAGAACCTCGTGGCCTACTTCAAGCGCGAAGTCCAGTAG
- a CDS encoding winged helix-turn-helix transcriptional regulator — MATMTAAERREQEKAAFDVYMDGCPTHQLMGIIGNKWSMLVLADLAHGARRYAEVGRALPGVSAKMLTQTLRSLERDGFVARSVTPSVPVQVEYTLTRLGERIVPLLTSIREWADRHIDEIHAARERYGEGAGQAVGADGRSLG; from the coding sequence ATGGCCACGATGACGGCGGCGGAGCGTCGCGAGCAGGAGAAGGCGGCGTTCGACGTCTACATGGACGGATGCCCCACCCACCAGCTGATGGGGATCATCGGCAACAAGTGGAGCATGCTCGTCCTCGCCGACCTGGCGCACGGCGCACGCAGGTACGCCGAGGTCGGCAGGGCGCTCCCGGGGGTCAGCGCGAAGATGCTCACGCAGACGCTCCGCTCCCTGGAGCGGGACGGCTTCGTGGCGCGCAGCGTGACTCCGTCCGTGCCCGTCCAGGTCGAGTACACCCTGACGCGGCTGGGCGAACGGATCGTGCCTCTGCTGACGTCCATCCGGGAGTGGGCCGACCGGCACATCGACGAGATCCACGCGGCGCGCGAGCGGTACGGCGAGGGGGCCGGTCAGGCCGTCGGGGCGGACGGCCGATCGCTAGGGTGA
- a CDS encoding NADP-dependent oxidoreductase, whose translation MRAIIVRTPGGPGALELSDAPVPVPGPGQVRIRVAAAAVNPVDAATRSGALAGAGLMPPFGSRPAVGIGWDVAGTVDAVGGRVTRIAVGDEVIGLKDRLDVPLGAYADAIVLDADAVAPAPRSVPAVEAATIPLNGLTALQALDLLGLPSGATLLVTGAAGAVGGYAVELAAHRGLRVAATASASDEALVRGLGAEMFVPRGAHLGDAVRALVPGGVDGAVDAALLSVAALDAVRNGGSFAAVNGGPATPLPLRGITVHNVWIRADAAAMAGLAALADEGRLTPRVAGTLPLAEASKAHARLEAGGLRGRLVLTP comes from the coding sequence ATGCGCGCGATCATCGTGAGGACACCCGGCGGGCCCGGCGCGTTGGAGCTCTCCGACGCTCCGGTGCCCGTCCCGGGGCCCGGCCAGGTACGGATCCGGGTGGCGGCCGCGGCGGTCAACCCGGTCGACGCCGCGACCCGCTCGGGGGCGCTGGCCGGCGCGGGGCTGATGCCGCCGTTCGGCTCGCGGCCCGCGGTCGGCATCGGCTGGGACGTCGCCGGGACCGTCGACGCGGTCGGGGGGCGTGTGACGCGGATCGCCGTGGGCGACGAGGTCATCGGCCTCAAGGACCGGCTCGACGTGCCGCTGGGCGCCTACGCGGACGCGATCGTCCTGGACGCGGACGCCGTCGCGCCCGCGCCGCGGTCGGTCCCGGCGGTCGAGGCGGCGACGATCCCGCTGAACGGGCTGACCGCCCTCCAGGCCCTCGACCTCCTCGGCCTGCCCTCGGGAGCCACGCTGCTCGTCACGGGAGCCGCGGGCGCCGTCGGCGGCTACGCGGTGGAACTGGCCGCCCACCGCGGTCTGCGCGTCGCCGCCACGGCCTCCGCCTCCGACGAGGCACTGGTGCGCGGGCTCGGCGCGGAGATGTTCGTTCCGCGCGGGGCGCACCTGGGGGACGCCGTCCGCGCGCTCGTCCCGGGCGGTGTGGACGGCGCCGTCGACGCGGCCCTCCTCTCGGTAGCGGCCCTCGACGCCGTCCGGAACGGCGGGAGCTTCGCGGCGGTGAACGGCGGTCCGGCCACCCCGCTCCCGCTGCGCGGGATCACCGTCCACAACGTGTGGATACGCGCGGACGCCGCGGCGATGGCCGGGCTCGCGGCGCTCGCGGACGAGGGCCGCCTCACGCCCCGCGTCGCCGGCACGCTCCCGCTCGCCGAGGCGTCCAAGGCCCACGCGCGGCTGGAAGCAGGCGGCCTGCGCGGACGGCTGGTCCTCACCCCGTAG
- a CDS encoding MarR family winged helix-turn-helix transcriptional regulator produces MGDRDRTDDHVERWAPIVPDLDPDIEGAVTRMVFFVKHIRQMREELLAASGLQRHEFDTLHALAGRHGTAAPSQLAADLAMPPNSITGRLDALERRGFVRRSPSATDRRRVVVELTPAGRSAWREAMDGLGVEETRLLGALDPAERRTLADLLRRVMLRAEQPAGPPQGPTG; encoded by the coding sequence ATGGGTGACAGGGACCGGACCGACGACCACGTGGAGCGGTGGGCGCCGATCGTGCCCGACCTCGATCCCGACATCGAGGGCGCCGTGACCCGGATGGTCTTCTTCGTCAAGCACATCCGGCAGATGCGCGAGGAACTCCTCGCCGCCTCCGGCCTGCAGCGGCACGAGTTCGACACGCTGCACGCGCTCGCCGGGCGGCACGGCACCGCCGCGCCCTCCCAGCTCGCCGCCGACCTCGCCATGCCCCCGAACTCGATCACCGGCCGCCTGGACGCGCTGGAGCGCCGCGGCTTCGTCCGCCGGTCCCCGTCCGCCACCGACCGCCGCCGGGTCGTCGTCGAGTTGACCCCCGCCGGACGCTCCGCCTGGCGCGAGGCGATGGACGGCCTGGGCGTCGAGGAGACCCGCCTGCTCGGCGCCCTCGACCCCGCCGAGCGCCGCACCCTCGCCGACCTCCTCCGCCGCGTCATGCTCCGCGCCGAGCAGCCCGCCGGTCCGCCGCAGGGCCCTACGGGGTGA
- a CDS encoding MFS transporter, which translates to MTHPLRGRDFRLLFAARVLSLTGDAAVPAALALAVLRATGSTSALALVLGCAMVPRLLLLPLGGVLADRLNARGVALTTDLAGAAAQLFAALELLSGEPRLWHLAAAQVIGGAASAFQTPTVSPLIAGTVEPSGLQKANSLMGVANGATRLAGPALAGTFVLTIGPGWTFLLDSASFAASAAILALARVRHVPIPRRSLRADLAEGWSEVRSRDWYWTSLIAHGVWNGTSAVLLTLGPALAVDRLGGEGVWIATVQVGAAGLVAGALLAARVRPRRPVLVANVGLAALALPLALFAVAAPAPLLVAAYGLALTGLGVLNPTWETVVQMTIPPQALARVTSYDWLLSLAAAPLGYALAPWAASVWGPSVPLWTAAVLVGAACLGTAAVPGVRRLTMPVAAPDAALASPQPQAR; encoded by the coding sequence ATGACCCACCCCCTGCGCGGCCGGGACTTCCGGCTGCTGTTCGCCGCCCGCGTCCTGTCCCTGACCGGGGACGCCGCCGTCCCCGCCGCCCTCGCGCTCGCCGTCCTGCGGGCGACGGGCTCCACGTCGGCGCTCGCCCTCGTGCTCGGCTGCGCGATGGTGCCGCGCCTGCTCCTGCTGCCCCTCGGGGGCGTCCTCGCCGACCGCCTGAACGCACGCGGCGTCGCCCTCACGACCGACCTCGCCGGTGCCGCGGCGCAACTGTTCGCGGCGCTGGAACTCCTGAGCGGCGAGCCTCGGCTGTGGCACCTCGCCGCCGCCCAGGTGATCGGCGGCGCGGCCTCGGCCTTCCAGACGCCGACCGTCTCACCCTTGATCGCCGGCACCGTCGAGCCCTCCGGGCTGCAGAAGGCCAACTCCCTGATGGGCGTCGCCAACGGCGCCACCCGCCTGGCCGGCCCCGCCCTCGCCGGCACCTTCGTGCTGACCATCGGCCCCGGCTGGACGTTCCTGCTGGACTCGGCGTCGTTCGCCGCGAGCGCGGCGATCCTCGCCCTGGCGCGCGTCCGGCACGTCCCGATCCCGCGGCGCTCACTGCGGGCCGACCTGGCGGAGGGCTGGTCGGAGGTCCGCTCGCGCGACTGGTACTGGACGAGCCTGATCGCGCACGGCGTCTGGAACGGCACGTCCGCCGTCCTGCTCACCCTCGGCCCCGCCCTCGCCGTCGATCGGCTCGGCGGCGAGGGGGTCTGGATCGCGACCGTCCAGGTGGGCGCCGCCGGGCTCGTCGCCGGAGCGCTGCTGGCCGCCCGCGTCCGCCCGCGCCGTCCCGTCCTCGTCGCCAACGTGGGCCTGGCCGCGCTGGCGCTGCCCCTCGCCCTGTTCGCCGTCGCCGCGCCCGCGCCCCTGCTCGTCGCGGCCTACGGGCTGGCGCTCACCGGCCTCGGCGTCCTCAACCCGACCTGGGAGACCGTCGTGCAGATGACCATCCCGCCGCAGGCGCTGGCCCGGGTGACGTCCTACGACTGGCTGCTGTCGCTGGCCGCGGCGCCCCTCGGCTACGCGCTCGCACCGTGGGCCGCCTCCGTCTGGGGCCCCTCCGTCCCGCTGTGGACGGCGGCCGTCCTGGTCGGCGCGGCCTGCCTGGGCACGGCGGCGGTACCGGGCGTCCGGCGCCTGACCATGCCCGTGGCCGCGCCGGACGCCGCGCTCGCCTCACCTCAGCCGCAGGCTCGGTGA
- a CDS encoding slipin family protein produces the protein MIAVALVILLIVVVGGLIVLASSVRVVQQFEHGIVFRFGQVQRDGQMRPGAVRTPGLTAIVPIAERMQKVSRQTITMGVPGQDGITQDNVSVRVDAVVYFRVIDPVKAIVNVHNYQYAVSQVAQTSLRSVIGQADMQELLGEREKINMRLRAIIDEITEGPWGILIERVEIKDVSLPEGMKRSMARQAEAERERRARIITADGEFQASKRLAAAAEIMSQDPAALQLRLLQTVVEVSAEKNSTLVMPLPVEILRFFERAAGGPGRSEDGGEGKPDLGERLAKAEEELARATERSSALESTEDVPPVIGLDEPKRRASEVAAPQDEQRRGIGGGAPEAVEEEQPPR, from the coding sequence ATGATAGCGGTAGCCCTGGTCATCCTGCTGATCGTCGTCGTCGGCGGCCTGATCGTCCTGGCGTCGTCCGTCCGCGTCGTGCAGCAGTTCGAGCACGGGATCGTGTTCCGGTTCGGGCAGGTCCAGCGGGACGGGCAGATGCGGCCCGGCGCGGTGCGCACCCCGGGCCTGACGGCGATCGTGCCGATCGCCGAGCGCATGCAGAAGGTCAGCCGGCAGACGATCACGATGGGGGTGCCCGGCCAGGACGGGATCACCCAGGACAACGTGAGCGTCCGCGTCGACGCGGTCGTGTACTTCCGGGTGATCGACCCGGTGAAGGCGATCGTGAACGTGCACAACTACCAGTACGCGGTGTCGCAGGTGGCGCAGACGTCGCTGCGGTCGGTGATCGGGCAGGCCGACATGCAGGAGCTGCTCGGCGAGCGCGAGAAGATCAACATGCGGCTGCGGGCGATCATCGACGAGATCACCGAGGGGCCGTGGGGCATCCTGATCGAGCGGGTCGAGATCAAGGACGTGTCGCTGCCGGAGGGCATGAAGCGGTCGATGGCCCGGCAGGCGGAGGCGGAGCGGGAGCGCCGCGCCCGCATCATCACCGCGGACGGCGAGTTCCAGGCGTCCAAGCGCCTCGCCGCCGCCGCGGAGATCATGTCGCAGGACCCGGCGGCCCTCCAGCTGCGCCTGCTGCAGACGGTCGTGGAGGTCTCCGCCGAGAAGAACAGCACGCTGGTCATGCCGCTGCCGGTGGAGATCCTGCGGTTCTTCGAGCGTGCCGCGGGCGGCCCGGGACGCTCCGAGGACGGCGGCGAGGGCAAGCCCGACCTCGGTGAGCGGCTCGCGAAGGCCGAGGAGGAGCTGGCCAGGGCCACGGAGCGGTCGTCGGCGCTGGAGTCGACCGAGGACGTCCCACCCGTCATCGGGCTGGACGAGCCCAAGCGCCGGGCGTCCGAGGTGGCCGCGCCGCAGGACGAGCAGCGGCGCGGCATCGGCGGCGGCGCGCCGGAGGCCGTGGAGGAGGAGCAGCCGCCCCGCTGA
- a CDS encoding ArsA-related P-loop ATPase, protein MSARDTDWDGVRLHVVTGKGGTGKTTVAAALALALAAGGRKVLLVEVEGRQGIAQLFDCPPLPYEERRVAVAPDGGDVHALAVDTEEALIEYLEMFYNLKRAGKAMTKLGIVDFVTTIAPGLRDVILTGKTSESVRRKKKDGSFVYDAVVMDAPPTGRITKFLNVNDEVSGLAKVGPVRNHADTVMKVVRSPETAVHFVTLLEEMPVQETMDGIRDLTAVGLPVGGVIVNMEHQPVLTEDDLAVAAAGALDTDEIVRGVKAAGLEHDAEAIAAVLAGEAVDHARRTALQRREKERLDSVDRPRYTLPQLSDGMDLAGLYDLAAALRDQGAA, encoded by the coding sequence GTGAGCGCGAGAGACACCGACTGGGACGGCGTACGCCTCCATGTGGTCACCGGCAAGGGCGGCACGGGCAAGACGACCGTCGCCGCCGCCCTCGCCCTGGCCCTCGCCGCCGGCGGCCGCAAGGTGCTGCTCGTCGAGGTCGAGGGACGCCAGGGCATCGCCCAGCTCTTCGACTGCCCGCCCCTGCCCTACGAGGAGCGCCGCGTCGCCGTCGCCCCGGACGGCGGGGACGTCCACGCGCTCGCCGTCGACACCGAAGAGGCGCTCATCGAGTACCTCGAGATGTTCTACAACCTCAAGCGCGCCGGGAAGGCGATGACCAAGCTCGGCATCGTCGACTTCGTCACCACCATCGCCCCCGGCCTGCGCGACGTCATCCTCACCGGCAAGACGTCCGAGTCGGTGCGCCGCAAGAAGAAGGACGGCTCGTTCGTCTACGACGCCGTCGTGATGGACGCCCCGCCCACCGGCCGCATCACGAAGTTCCTGAACGTCAACGACGAGGTCTCCGGCCTCGCCAAGGTCGGCCCCGTCCGCAACCACGCCGACACCGTGATGAAGGTCGTCCGCAGCCCCGAGACCGCGGTGCACTTCGTCACGCTCCTGGAGGAGATGCCCGTCCAGGAGACGATGGACGGCATCCGCGACCTCACCGCGGTCGGGCTCCCGGTCGGCGGCGTGATCGTCAACATGGAGCACCAGCCCGTCCTCACCGAGGACGACCTCGCCGTGGCCGCCGCCGGGGCCCTGGACACCGACGAGATCGTCCGCGGCGTGAAGGCCGCCGGCCTGGAGCACGACGCCGAGGCGATCGCCGCCGTCCTCGCCGGGGAGGCCGTCGACCACGCCCGCCGCACCGCCCTCCAGCGCCGCGAGAAGGAGCGCCTGGACTCCGTCGACCGGCCTCGCTACACCCTCCCCCAGCTCTCCGACGGCATGGACCTGGCGGGCCTCTACGACCTGGCCGCCGCCCTCCGCGACCAGGGCGCCGCATGA
- a CDS encoding ArsA family ATPase, translating to MSQSGKTPPVLDVDGLLDDPRTKIIVCCGSGGVGKTTTAAALGVRAAERGRDVVVLTVDPARRLAQSMGLSELDNNPRRIEIDGDGELHAMMLDMKRTFDEIVEAHADPDRAKQILANPFYQSLSSSLSGTQEYMAMEKLGQLHRSGAWDLIIVDTPPSRNALDFLDAPERMGRFLDGRFMKILAAPAKSGGRLGVKVISAGFGVFTGVINKVLGVQLLRDVQTFVAAFDTMFGGFRERAEKTFKLLQTPGTAFLVVAAPEPDALREASYFVERLDEERMPLAGLVVNRVHETADDVLSAARSQAAAETLEERGEHTLTAALLRLHTDRMQLAAREDRLRDHFASTHPTVPVTAVPAQAEDVHDLDGLRQVGEDLAAPTASPTAA from the coding sequence ATGAGCCAGTCCGGCAAGACCCCACCGGTGCTCGACGTCGACGGGCTGCTCGACGACCCGCGCACGAAGATCATCGTGTGCTGCGGGTCGGGCGGGGTCGGCAAGACCACCACGGCCGCCGCCCTCGGAGTGCGCGCCGCCGAACGGGGACGGGACGTCGTCGTCCTCACCGTCGACCCGGCGCGCCGCCTCGCGCAGTCGATGGGCCTGTCGGAGCTCGACAACAACCCGCGCCGGATCGAGATCGACGGCGACGGCGAGCTGCACGCCATGATGCTCGACATGAAGCGGACCTTCGACGAGATCGTCGAGGCGCACGCCGACCCGGACCGGGCCAAGCAGATCCTCGCCAACCCCTTCTACCAGTCGCTGTCGTCCAGCCTCTCGGGCACGCAGGAGTACATGGCGATGGAGAAGCTCGGGCAGCTGCACCGCTCCGGCGCCTGGGACCTGATCATCGTCGACACCCCGCCGTCCCGGAACGCGCTGGACTTCCTGGACGCCCCCGAGCGGATGGGCCGCTTCCTCGACGGCCGCTTCATGAAGATCCTCGCCGCCCCGGCCAAGTCCGGCGGCCGCCTCGGCGTCAAGGTGATCAGTGCCGGGTTCGGCGTGTTCACCGGCGTCATCAACAAGGTCCTCGGCGTCCAGCTGCTGCGCGACGTGCAGACGTTCGTCGCCGCCTTCGACACCATGTTCGGCGGGTTCCGGGAGCGCGCCGAGAAGACGTTCAAGCTCCTGCAGACCCCGGGCACCGCGTTCCTCGTCGTCGCAGCGCCCGAGCCCGACGCCCTGCGCGAGGCGTCCTACTTCGTCGAGCGCCTCGACGAGGAGCGGATGCCGCTCGCCGGTCTCGTGGTCAACCGCGTCCACGAGACCGCCGACGACGTCCTGTCGGCGGCCCGCAGCCAGGCCGCCGCCGAGACGCTGGAGGAGCGCGGCGAGCACACGCTGACCGCGGCCCTGCTGCGCCTGCACACCGACCGCATGCAACTGGCCGCCCGCGAGGACCGCCTTCGCGACCACTTCGCGTCGACGCACCCGACCGTGCCGGTCACGGCCGTCCCGGCGCAGGCGGAGGACGTCCACGACCTCGACGGCCTGCGCCAGGTGGGCGAGGATCTGGCCGCTCCCACCGCGTCCCCCACCGCCGCCTGA
- a CDS encoding WhiB family transcriptional regulator — MWITDWTARAACRNADPDALFVQGAAQNRAKLICRGCPVRTECLADALDNRIEFGVWGGMTERERRALLRRRPDVRSWRDLLETAKEEYERSAEIDEEELVASEELVAS; from the coding sequence ATGTGGATCACGGATTGGACCGCCCGCGCCGCCTGCCGTAACGCGGATCCGGACGCTCTGTTCGTGCAGGGTGCGGCGCAGAACCGAGCCAAGCTCATCTGCCGCGGCTGCCCGGTGCGCACGGAGTGTCTCGCCGACGCTCTCGACAACCGGATCGAGTTCGGCGTGTGGGGCGGGATGACCGAGCGGGAGCGCCGAGCCCTGCTGCGGCGGCGACCGGATGTGCGCTCGTGGCGCGACCTGCTGGAGACCGCGAAGGAAGAGTACGAGCGGTCGGCGGAGATCGACGAGGAAGAACTCGTCGCCAGCGAAGAGCTCGTCGCAAGCTGA
- a CDS encoding penicillin-binding protein, with protein sequence MRVAKNDRAQAASTLFRLLGAGVVAGLIVALIALPAVGSAGLTARDAANNFEDMDSRLKTTPPSEKTVMYDGNGKQVATFFDKYRESVRLDQVAPIMRQAMVDIEDSRFYEHGALDLKGTIRAMASNVESEQTQGGSTLTQQYVKNLLVDSAKTEEEYREVTAPTVGRKLRELRYALDVEQRLTKDQILEGYMNVAYFSAGAYGVQAASKRYFSIPASKLGLGQAALLAGITQNPTAFDPIRNPKDARKRRDVVLYRMAQLGHITKAQADSEAAKPIQLNRTDPVGGCETSKAPYFCEYVKYDMLNILSDGKYWQLKPKQQQNVVNKLNRGGYTIRTTLDMDDQHAVDRALRGTVAPGGNRVGAEAMVEPGTGKVRAIGLSKRYGAGKGRTTINLPADSAHGGGSGVSAGSTFKVFTLAAAIDQGIPVSTTINSPQTTTVSGFQPCRYTGMFDGKKVKNAMVGGGPWTLSNAGDSEKGNFNLKTGTWHSVNTFYAVLEKRVGVCNAVKMAEKFGMKQATGDPLMPIASQVLGVNDIDMVHLAAAYAGFAARGKYCAPVSVTEVVDPEGKKLKLPKPDCHQALDQDVADKVNSILQGVLTKGTAAGRSIGRPAAGKTGTCEEFTCAVFAGFTPNLAAATAYWDFRGPWQYKVYGVYGADIPGGMWQQSMRNALSGKPAPGFQTPTRDFGDTTDVPQVKGLTVAAATAKLKGADLNVQVASGSVDSDQPRGTVVSTSPDAGTSVPPGTTVILYVSAGKKRGGGAPPDGD encoded by the coding sequence GTGCGCGTTGCGAAGAACGATCGGGCCCAGGCCGCGTCCACGCTGTTCAGGTTGCTAGGTGCCGGGGTGGTGGCAGGCCTCATCGTCGCGCTCATCGCGCTGCCCGCCGTGGGCAGCGCGGGGCTGACCGCCCGCGACGCCGCCAACAACTTCGAGGACATGGACAGCCGGCTCAAGACGACACCGCCGTCCGAGAAGACGGTGATGTACGACGGCAACGGCAAGCAGGTCGCCACGTTCTTCGACAAGTACCGCGAGTCCGTCCGGCTCGACCAGGTCGCCCCCATCATGCGGCAGGCGATGGTCGACATCGAGGACTCGCGCTTCTACGAGCACGGCGCGCTCGACCTCAAGGGCACCATCCGCGCGATGGCGTCCAACGTCGAGTCCGAGCAGACGCAGGGCGGCTCCACCCTCACCCAGCAGTACGTCAAGAACCTCCTGGTCGACAGCGCCAAGACCGAGGAGGAGTACCGCGAGGTCACCGCGCCCACGGTCGGACGCAAGCTGCGCGAGCTCCGGTACGCGCTGGACGTCGAGCAGCGCCTCACCAAGGACCAGATCCTTGAGGGCTACATGAACGTCGCCTACTTCAGCGCCGGCGCATACGGCGTCCAGGCCGCGTCCAAGCGGTACTTCAGCATCCCCGCGTCCAAGCTGGGGCTCGGCCAGGCCGCCCTGCTCGCCGGGATCACCCAGAACCCCACGGCCTTCGACCCCATCCGCAACCCCAAGGACGCCCGCAAGCGGCGCGACGTCGTCCTCTACCGGATGGCGCAGCTCGGTCACATCACCAAGGCGCAGGCCGACTCGGAGGCCGCCAAGCCGATCCAGCTGAACCGCACCGACCCGGTCGGCGGCTGCGAGACCAGCAAGGCGCCGTACTTCTGCGAGTACGTGAAGTACGACATGCTCAACATCCTGTCGGACGGCAAGTACTGGCAGCTCAAGCCGAAGCAGCAGCAGAACGTCGTCAACAAGCTGAACCGCGGCGGCTACACCATCCGCACCACGCTCGACATGGACGACCAGCACGCCGTCGACAGGGCCCTGCGCGGGACCGTCGCCCCCGGCGGCAACCGCGTCGGCGCCGAGGCGATGGTCGAGCCCGGCACCGGCAAGGTCCGGGCCATCGGGCTGAGCAAGCGGTACGGCGCCGGCAAGGGCCGGACGACCATCAACCTCCCCGCCGACTCCGCGCACGGCGGCGGAAGCGGCGTCTCGGCGGGCTCGACGTTCAAGGTCTTCACCCTGGCCGCCGCCATCGACCAGGGCATCCCGGTCAGCACGACCATCAACTCGCCGCAGACCACCACGGTCAGCGGGTTCCAGCCCTGCCGCTACACCGGGATGTTCGACGGCAAGAAGGTGAAGAACGCCATGGTCGGCGGCGGTCCCTGGACGCTCTCGAACGCCGGCGACAGCGAGAAGGGCAACTTCAACCTGAAGACCGGCACCTGGCACTCGGTCAACACCTTCTACGCCGTCCTGGAGAAGCGCGTCGGCGTCTGCAACGCCGTCAAGATGGCCGAGAAGTTCGGGATGAAGCAGGCCACCGGCGACCCCCTGATGCCGATCGCGTCGCAGGTCCTCGGCGTCAACGACATCGACATGGTGCACCTCGCCGCCGCCTACGCGGGCTTCGCCGCACGCGGCAAGTACTGCGCCCCCGTCTCGGTGACCGAGGTCGTCGACCCCGAGGGCAAGAAGCTCAAGCTGCCCAAGCCGGACTGCCACCAGGCCCTCGACCAGGACGTCGCCGACAAGGTGAACTCGATCCTGCAGGGCGTCCTCACCAAGGGCACCGCGGCCGGACGCAGCATCGGACGTCCCGCCGCCGGCAAGACCGGAACCTGTGAAGAGTTCACCTGCGCCGTCTTCGCCGGGTTCACCCCGAACCTCGCCGCCGCCACCGCCTACTGGGACTTCCGCGGCCCCTGGCAGTACAAGGTCTACGGCGTCTACGGCGCGGACATCCCCGGCGGCATGTGGCAGCAGTCCATGCGCAACGCTCTCTCGGGCAAGCCCGCGCCCGGTTTCCAGACCCCGACCCGCGACTTCGGCGACACCACGGACGTCCCGCAGGTGAAGGGCCTCACGGTCGCCGCCGCGACCGCCAAGCTCAAGGGCGCCGACCTGAACGTCCAGGTCGCGTCCGGCTCCGTCGACTCCGACCAGCCGAGGGGCACGGTCGTGTCCACCTCGCCCGACGCGGGCACCTCCGTCCCGCCCGGCACCACCGTCATCCTCTACGTGAGCGCCGGCAAGAAGCGCGGCGGAGGCGCCCCGCCCGACGGCGACTGA
- a CDS encoding GatB/YqeY domain-containing protein, with translation MTLKEKLETDLSSAMKARDELRTRTLRMVLTAVKNEEVAGKQSRTLSDDDVVKVLTREAKKRREAATAFGDAGREAQAQAERDEGEVLEGYLPAQLSDEELTALVADAIAETGASGPRAMGQVMKSVNPKVAGRAEGGRVAAEVKRQLAE, from the coding sequence ATGACCCTGAAGGAGAAGCTGGAGACCGATCTGTCGTCCGCGATGAAGGCGCGCGACGAGCTGCGGACGCGCACGCTGCGCATGGTGCTCACGGCGGTGAAGAACGAGGAGGTCGCCGGCAAGCAGTCGCGCACGCTTTCCGACGACGACGTCGTGAAGGTGCTCACGCGGGAGGCGAAGAAGCGGCGGGAGGCCGCGACGGCGTTCGGTGACGCGGGGCGCGAGGCGCAGGCGCAGGCGGAGCGGGACGAGGGCGAGGTGCTGGAGGGGTACCTGCCCGCTCAGCTGTCCGACGAGGAGCTGACGGCGCTGGTGGCGGACGCGATCGCCGAGACGGGCGCGTCGGGGCCCCGCGCGATGGGGCAGGTCATGAAGTCGGTGAATCCGAAGGTGGCCGGGCGCGCGGAGGGCGGGCGCGTCGCGGCGGAGGTGAAGCGGCAGCTCGCGGAATGA